The following are encoded in a window of Vigna unguiculata cultivar IT97K-499-35 chromosome 8, ASM411807v1, whole genome shotgun sequence genomic DNA:
- the LOC114193495 gene encoding uncharacterized protein LOC114193495, with protein MGVGENRSFFGAGKASLPVSRSDSNSNLNEGGLRRRLSSLSLKIQGSTVAGGGGASYWSFPRSKSLSSMSDYAGTSIRKWWDWSWAWILSRKPIFVADLEMNHQETKLLGSHNRGTLRHVIYKMRSEIRRFVASSDHATLPQTSS; from the coding sequence ATGGGTGTAGGTGAGAACCGGAGTTTCTTCGGCGCCGGAAAGGCATCGCTTCCGGTGTCACGTTCCGACTCTAACTCTAACCTAAATGAAGGAGGCCTTCGCCGGCGTCTTTCCTCTCTGTCTCTCAAGATCCAAGGCTCCACGGTGGCCGGCGGCGGAGGCGCATCCTATTGGTCGTTTCCCAGATCCAAGTCCCTCTCATCAATGAGTGACTATGCCGGCACCTCTATCAGGAAATGGTGGGACTGGAGCTGGGCTTGGATCCTCTCCAGGAAGCCAATCTTTGTGGCGGATCTCGAAATGAACCACCAGGAAACGAAGCTCCTCGGCTCCCACAACAGAGGCACTTTGAGACATGTTATCTATAAGATGCGCTCTGAGATCCGAAGATTCGTCGCTTCTTCTGATCACGCCACACTTCCTCAAACCTCCTCTTGA